The following coding sequences are from one Syntrophotaleaceae bacterium window:
- a CDS encoding DUF5049 domain-containing protein: protein MRVLIRNIAIDGRPLEGDGEVFTGATVTDVVLAMKGATLFSDQRDLEDYIDMVLRNAKMLSGVELTVRGDTPEEKAASFLDALIKHGLAEVQDDKPARILIPALVWQGIDAVRLSGQTNMLDRPVVARLAGELGWPDAARWIEEHPKEYAEGVFRGFIVDPQGGKS from the coding sequence ATGAGAGTGCTGATCCGAAACATCGCCATCGACGGGCGGCCGCTTGAAGGTGACGGCGAGGTCTTCACCGGGGCGACGGTGACCGACGTGGTCCTGGCCATGAAAGGAGCCACTCTCTTTTCCGACCAGCGGGACCTCGAGGATTACATCGACATGGTCCTGCGCAACGCCAAGATGCTGTCCGGCGTCGAGCTTACGGTCCGGGGCGATACGCCCGAGGAAAAGGCCGCATCCTTTTTAGATGCATTGATCAAACACGGCCTTGCCGAGGTGCAGGACGACAAACCCGCGCGGATACTGATTCCCGCCCTGGTCTGGCAGGGCATCGACGCGGTCCGACTCTCCGGGCAGACCAACATGCTCGACCGACCGGTCGTCGCCCGGCTGGCCGGGGAGCTCGGCTGGCCCGACGCCGCGCGCTGGATCGAGGAGCACCCGAAGGAATACGCCGAGGGCGTCTTCCGCGGGTTCATCGTCGATCCGCAGGGAGGGAAATCCTGA
- a CDS encoding glucosamine 6-phosphate synthetase has protein sequence MCGLAGVIFGNKRRRAEEREYLAWLFTRLLVLSEERGPHATGAAWLDIDGCHRLFKRPVTAERFVTDKAFAELLAGINNRATLLLGHTRWRTRGDERVNSNNHPIRAGEVIGTHNGTIYNADYLFRRWKMRRFAEVDSEILFRLAANAARDGAMDIERFKARLRRCRGQITAVIACRTDPQTVIVLKGNRPLELRWHPRRKAVLYASDPAYLDAVLAEEKGWREIAVPPMSLVVFRREDLAAYSMEPFEFVAQERKGAEP, from the coding sequence ATGTGCGGGCTCGCGGGAGTCATCTTCGGAAATAAGCGGCGGCGCGCCGAGGAGCGGGAGTATCTCGCCTGGCTCTTTACCCGCTTGCTTGTATTGAGCGAGGAGCGCGGGCCCCATGCCACCGGCGCGGCTTGGCTCGATATCGACGGATGCCACCGTCTCTTCAAACGCCCGGTGACGGCCGAGCGGTTTGTCACGGACAAGGCCTTCGCCGAACTCCTGGCCGGCATAAACAACCGCGCCACGCTTCTGCTCGGCCATACCCGGTGGCGCACCCGAGGGGACGAGCGGGTCAACAGCAACAACCACCCGATCCGCGCCGGGGAGGTGATCGGCACCCACAACGGCACCATTTACAACGCCGACTACCTGTTCCGGCGCTGGAAGATGCGGCGCTTCGCCGAGGTGGACAGCGAGATTCTGTTCCGCCTGGCCGCGAACGCCGCGCGGGACGGTGCTATGGATATCGAGCGGTTCAAAGCCCGGCTCCGACGCTGTCGGGGTCAGATCACCGCCGTCATCGCCTGCCGGACCGACCCGCAAACCGTCATCGTGCTCAAGGGCAACCGACCGCTGGAACTGCGCTGGCATCCCCGCCGCAAAGCGGTTCTCTACGCTTCGGACCCCGCATACCTCGACGCCGTGCTGGCGGAGGAAAAAGGCTGGCGTGAGATTGCGGTCCCGCCCATGAGCCTGGTGGTGTTCCGGCGCGAGGACCTGGCCGCGTACTCGATGGAGCCCTTCGAGTTCGTCGCCCAGGAGAGAAAGGGCGCGGAGCCATGA
- a CDS encoding gamma-glutamylcyclotransferase family protein gives MNLMNQAMNPTEPLKPNTNGMLRLFVYGTLKRGFWNHDRFCRGVLAVEDAVVRGRLFETSSGIPVLEVPEEDILAVGTTNPLADVATQAQVTARMSNPEPTPDRLPKKGTGAPWGPVYGELLAFDDPETRLPAIDRLEGFHPGGPCLYRRVLTSAQVHGIVLPAWLYVVGDRWTGSFRELSGGVWR, from the coding sequence ATGAACCTCATGAACCAGGCAATGAACCCAACAGAACCCTTGAAGCCGAACACAAACGGAATGCTGAGACTCTTCGTCTACGGCACACTGAAGCGCGGTTTCTGGAACCACGACCGATTCTGCCGGGGAGTCCTGGCGGTGGAGGACGCCGTCGTCCGCGGCCGCCTCTTCGAGACATCCTCCGGAATCCCCGTCCTGGAGGTCCCGGAGGAGGACATCCTTGCCGTCGGGACCACCAACCCGCTCGCCGACGTGGCCACACAAGCGCAGGTGACGGCCCGCATGTCCAATCCCGAGCCAACCCCCGACCGGCTCCCGAAGAAGGGCACAGGCGCGCCCTGGGGCCCCGTGTACGGGGAGCTTCTTGCCTTCGACGATCCCGAAACCCGCCTTCCGGCCATCGACCGGCTGGAGGGGTTTCACCCTGGCGGTCCCTGCCTCTACCGCCGCGTCCTGACTTCGGCGCAGGTCCACGGAATCGTGCTTCCGGCATGGCTCTATGTGGTGGGGGATCGCTGGACCGGGAGTTTCAGAGAGCTATCCGGTGGGGTCTGGCGCTGA
- a CDS encoding helix-turn-helix domain-containing protein, with amino-acid sequence MTAEERWVGVEDVAKHLGVNKDSVYRWIEKMGLPAHRVGRLFRFKISEVDDWVRAGGASEAGDPSATEKKTDD; translated from the coding sequence ATGACCGCTGAAGAACGATGGGTCGGGGTCGAGGATGTTGCCAAGCATCTCGGTGTCAACAAGGACTCCGTATATCGATGGATAGAGAAGATGGGGTTGCCGGCCCATCGTGTCGGACGGCTTTTCCGGTTCAAGATCTCGGAAGTCGACGATTGGGTACGTGCCGGCGGAGCGAGTGAGGCAGGCGACCCATCTGCTACGGAAAAGAAAACTGATGACTAA
- a CDS encoding DUF1819 family protein: MTKPLNKTKQAERAAGKVEDASRRKGTITPPLYSSKIIKAGALLPDTKALLSAWDPALSVSENLQRVRRQNLLGKTSRSRAEDILAIFRQRYLVEEPVARALATIVSRQSNGNTLDRILYFHAVRADSLLRDVVIELLVPHWSRGVMEIDVREIELALRKWVEEGKTSGPWGDSTVRRVTQGVLSTLRDFGVLQGAVNKRIAPAYLSVQAFAYIAFYLKQHQPSGAKLLDLVDWKLFFLPREGVERFFLEAHQHGLLEYHVAGSVTRLSFPVETLEEYANVLTQ; encoded by the coding sequence ATGACTAAGCCACTTAACAAAACAAAACAGGCTGAGAGAGCTGCGGGAAAAGTCGAGGACGCCTCTCGAAGAAAGGGGACGATCACCCCACCGCTTTACAGCAGCAAGATTATTAAGGCGGGGGCTCTTCTTCCGGACACGAAAGCTCTTTTGTCTGCATGGGACCCAGCCCTGTCCGTCAGTGAGAACCTCCAGCGCGTGCGTCGTCAGAACCTCTTGGGAAAAACGTCGCGGTCCCGTGCAGAGGATATCTTGGCGATTTTCCGGCAACGGTATCTGGTTGAAGAGCCGGTTGCTCGGGCTCTAGCGACTATTGTGAGCCGTCAGTCCAACGGCAACACCCTTGACCGGATTCTGTATTTCCATGCAGTGCGCGCTGACTCGCTCTTGCGCGATGTGGTAATTGAGCTGCTGGTGCCGCATTGGTCACGGGGCGTCATGGAGATTGATGTCCGGGAGATTGAATTGGCGCTGCGAAAATGGGTTGAAGAGGGAAAAACTTCAGGTCCTTGGGGGGATTCCACTGTACGACGCGTCACGCAAGGCGTGCTCTCAACGCTCCGTGATTTTGGCGTCCTTCAGGGAGCGGTCAATAAACGCATTGCCCCAGCCTACCTGTCCGTCCAAGCCTTCGCGTACATCGCGTTTTACCTGAAGCAACACCAACCATCGGGAGCCAAACTGCTTGATCTTGTCGATTGGAAACTGTTCTTCCTACCCCGCGAGGGAGTGGAGCGGTTCTTTCTGGAAGCGCATCAGCATGGACTGCTTGAATACCACGTTGCGGGCAGTGTCACTCGCCTGAGCTTTCCCGTAGAAACCCTTGAGGAGTATGCAAATGTCCTCACTCAATAA
- a CDS encoding DUF1788 domain-containing protein — translation MSSLNNRIELLENDLKANPPRISVYHDLPFAIFRYDPEEEWTIRREARLLATRLEEAGRKTCIVHMSDLLWKAIQESEGIDAVVELENERGFLEAQEQMTTYLSDRDWRPLAGLLTEHLQSLDAATQVVFLMRAAAMAPGIYHMSKLLDQMQGKTSLTTILFYPGSIEGTTGLRFMALKDRDALGNYRVKIYG, via the coding sequence ATGTCCTCACTCAATAATCGAATTGAACTCCTCGAGAACGACCTGAAGGCGAATCCTCCTCGGATCAGCGTCTACCATGATCTGCCATTCGCCATTTTTCGCTATGACCCGGAGGAAGAGTGGACGATTCGGCGGGAAGCACGATTGCTGGCAACGCGGCTGGAAGAAGCGGGCAGAAAAACATGCATCGTCCACATGTCTGACCTCTTATGGAAGGCAATTCAGGAAAGCGAAGGAATTGATGCGGTAGTCGAGCTTGAGAATGAGCGAGGCTTTCTTGAAGCCCAGGAGCAGATGACCACGTACTTGTCCGACCGTGACTGGCGGCCTTTGGCCGGTCTTCTGACAGAGCATCTTCAATCCCTGGATGCTGCAACTCAGGTGGTCTTCTTGATGCGGGCGGCGGCAATGGCACCCGGTATCTATCACATGTCCAAGTTGCTCGATCAGATGCAGGGCAAAACATCATTGACCACGATCCTTTTCTATCCCGGTTCTATCGAAGGGACAACAGGCTTGAGGTTCATGGCCCTTAAAGACCGTGATGCATTAGGAAACTACCGGGTGAAAATTTATGGATAG